The genomic region tggttcattgatTCATATTGTCTcacattgattactgtaattccctcttcattggcctccctgcaaaatctatacagaggcaacagtacattcagaactctgCAGCCAAAGTCCTGATCCACACACAATGTTCTGCTCACATCACCCCTGTGCTTTCCCATCTTCATTGGTTACCGGTTCCATTAAGGATTAAATTTAAGATTATGTTTCTCACGTTCAAAGTCCTGCATAACCTTGGCCCTCTCTACCTCACTCATCTCCTAGCTCCATACactccttgtcactctctcaggtcctcaCTCAGTCATCTCCTTACTGTTCCATGCatcagactctccaccctgggaggcaggaCCTTCAGTtttatggcccctcaactctggaattctctaccccagtctctctgagattgttcctctttctccacctttaaatctccACTCAAAAGTTTTATCTTCGACAAACTTTTGTCTTTTGTgtgatcttttttttcccctccctcTCTATGTAAAGCGACTTTGGGTTTGTGATaggtgctctataaatgcaatttattattataattttataacaAACTTACTTCAGGTCATTGCTATTTGAGGAAATTTGTATACACATGGCTCTTTTAAAGTACTTCCAAAGTATCTGAAAGAAGTGGAGATCTAGATCTTGACCTGACCATTTTTTAAACCTAAAATCCTTTACTTGTAGAGTTCTGGTGTGCTTAAGATCAAgataaaaatatctttaaatcgTGTTGCTTTACTTTTAATGCACTTGTACTACTTGCTGGGTGGCAGTAGTGTGAACAGTGAGTTGCCAGGATGGGAAGGGTCTTTAATGATTTTCCTGGCTCGGCGGAAACATTGGGCACTGGAGATTTCTTCCAGGGAAGGCAGAAAGcagccaattattttctctgTCATGGCTATTACCCTCTTCAGAACTTTCCTGTCTATTGCTATACAGTCAGCATACCATGATGAAATACAGTATGCTAAAACACTCTTGATGGTTCAACGGTAGAAGGTCAACAGTAGCTTGATTCATTCTTGATTCATGGGACATCCAAACCCATCTCAACCATCTTATAGATACAGTAATGGACACAACTTTTCATACCTTCTccagtttttaatcacttttACTAACCTTCTCGCTTTCAGTGTCAAGTGCTGATGTGGCCTCATCCAAAAGCAGCACCTTTGGATTTCGAAGCAAGGCACGTGCAATCGCAATTCTCTGCTTCTGTCCTCCTGAAAGTTGTGCTCCTTTGTCTCCCACTTTGGTACCGtatttctttacaaataaaaatttgaaaatcatTACCACATTGGTTTTCAGttcatatttatttgttattcatAGTAgtgtttcttacatttaaaatttaaagcttTAGAAAATTATTGATAGTATTGCAATCAGTCTGTTCTTACTGGGTAGTTAATGAAACATTCAAGGCCAAAAAAGAATTTTAGCACAACTCCAAATATGAGCAGATTAAGTCAATTTTTAACAATCTTATATAGCAAAAACTTGTAAGTCAcaaattacatgtatttttatatataagaataatttacaaataaaactgtCTGTCCCATATGATCATATTTAGAGAAGTAAGTGATCTTTGTTCAATAAATGaatgtagtaataataaaaaggcaaTGCAATCTCTTATTTTCAGACCTTTTGGAGAGCTTGTCAATGTCTCTTGAAAACATGTACATTTCAAATACTAGCACTAGAATTTATTTATTCACAATGAATGTGCCATGCAAACATGCTGATTAACTGCCACAGACTGCAAAATATGGTGTTACTTTTGGTACAGTTTCAAATGTCCTTTTGTTCATTCAGTTGTCATTAGATGGACTCGGTTTTTAATCATTGATAGGGCCAAATCAATAAAAAAGTGTAGTAATTTATTCTCTGGCTTAAAGTTTAACATACTGTAACTTCTGTTTGAAATCACACTGATACCTAAATTGCCTCCACACTCTAAAGTCAAATCCTAGATAGAATGAATCAATAGATAGAAAGGTGCACTTAAACCACATTTTTGGGTTTACTGACAGCCAAGCATTCAAATCAAATTTTGGGTTAGGGTTGTCTTTTAATACTTCAGAGCCACTATCTTTCCATGATGTTTAGTGGATTTAATGGATCTACACCACTGAACTGTGAACTACCTTTAAGTGGCAAGCCATACAAGGCAGCATCCAGGTTGTCTGTTTTACATTCTTATAAGCATGATCCTGCCTGTTCCAAGTAAAACTCTCTCTGTTTCCATCTTTAAAAGCCTAAGGTGTTGAAGCGGACTCTAGAGAGTCATTCAGAGTATCTGCCTTAAATTGTTGACCTTAGAAACCTCCAAGGCAGTGATGGTTAACACTGAAGATATAGTAGCCCACAATCATATGTAGTTGTGTTTCATAAATAGAGATATGAATTTCTTCACAAAAAGACCCATTTGACAATTTATGTGCATTTGCTGAGTGACTGTGGTGAGTGAAGGTAAAATCTATTCATTCACTTAATTGAGCATTAGGTGTTGTTTAATGTTAGAATAATATTATGTCAtgtcatttcccaacccactacatcctaacacagggtcacgggggtctgctggagccaatcccagccagcacaaggtgcaaggcaggaacaaatccccaggcagggcaccagcccaccacagagcacacacatacacaaacacacacacaccaagaacacactaggaacaatttaggatcggcaatgcaccaaacctgcatgtctttggaaggaaactggaacacctggAGAAAACCTAGACAGACGCGGGTAGAACACGCAAacgccatgcagggaggactcgggaagcgaacccaggtctccttactccgaggcagcagcgctaccactgcgccaccatgccgcccgtagAATAATATTATCTGTTATATAATTAAAAGTCGTCCTTAATGGAATTGTGGACTCACCTGTGGTAAATCTTCAATAAAATTGTGGATATTAGCTTTCTTTGCAGcttcttcaatttcttcttgtgtCACGCTTCTACTGTTATCTCCGTACCTAATATTTTCAGCAATAGATGTATCAAACAGAATGGGTTCTTGGGAAACTATGCCTATTTGTGATCGTAACCAGACAAGGTTCAAAGATGTAATGTCATTTCCATCTACAAGCTAAAAAGATGAACATACAGTGTAAAATGACTAAAGAAACCTACAATTCAAAACTgtcataattttaataaaacaaaaaatgccaaCAACAGCACATTTAATATATCAAGAAAACAAGTGGGCAAAAGGGAAGATCACATGAAATAGGCTTCTCtcacaaatataattttaaatactataCGTACATTGCATGCATAATGAATTTACATAAACCTTCTTAGATTATGTTGTATTATACAagcccaaatcagaaaaagttgggacagtgtggaaaatgtgaataaaaaaagaaaaagtaagttataaattctcctcaaattttatttcattgcagacagtatgaacacaaaataattcatgtttttttttgtcaacatcatttgatttgtaaataaatattcattcttgccattcaggcttgcaacacatttcaaaaaaagttgggacagtacagcatttaccactttgtacagttcccctgtcttttaacaacacttaaaagacattTAGGCATTGAAtaaatcaagtgactaagtgttgcaggtgttcgtttgtcccattcttcctgcaaacgttttaggtgcgcaacagtacggggtcttcgttgatgcatttttcgtttcaaaatacgacaaacattctctataggagacaaatcagggctgcaggcaggccagtcaagcatccgcaccctcttcttacgcagccatgcgtgcagtatgtggtttggcattttcttgctgaaataagcatgggcgtccttggaaaagacgtcgtcttgaaggcagcatttgttcctccaaaactgagatatacttctcagcattgatggtgccattgcagaagtgcaagttacctttgccgaaggcactgacacaaccccataccatgacagaccctggcttttggacttgtatctggtaacagtctggatggtccttttcctatttggtccgcagcacacggcatccatttcttccaaaaaagatgtgaaaaaccgattcgtctgaccataatacatgtttccactgcacaatggaccatcccagatgcctccgagcccagagaagtcgacggcgcttctggacactatttatgtagggcttccttttggcacagtacagttttagctggcatttcctaatgtaactacgtactgtagtgcttgagagtgacttcctgaagtagtcctgagcccacctagttatatcatttattgatgaatgacggtttttaatgcagtgctgtcTGAGGGCTCAAAGATCACAGCCATTCACTTTAGGCTTGCGCCCTTGGCCTTTGCGcacggtaatttctccagattccctgattcttttcactatgttatgcactgtagagggagaaatgcccaaatctcttcctacctgtctttgagaaacgtttttcttcatcatttcaaagatttttgcccgcacttggtggcaaactggtGATCCTCTGCctatctttgctcctaaaggagtaggccattcctcgatgctgcttttgtaccgaatcatgattgcaatcacctgttaaacatcaccagtttcaaatcacatcattatttagttattatacctcattactacccctgaattgccccatcccaactttttctggaatgtgttgcaagcctgaatggcaagaatggatgtttctttacaaaacaaatgatgttgactaaaaaacatgaattatcttgtgttcatactgtctgcaatgaaataaaagttaagggaaatttgtaaattactgctttatttttttattcacatttttcacactgtcccaactttttctgatttggggttgtagatACATGCCAAGTTTGGCTTCTTGCATTCCTTTTGATATACAGATACTACTATTAccagttttttccatttttatttaagcAAAATAGAACATAGTATGTGGTTCATGTACacgcaaatcaaataaataaataactaaaactaAATTGGAAAAATTAACTCTTCCAACTGTCTGGCCACACCTCCTAATTACTGTGGTAGTGTCTTTGCTTTATTTCTAGACCTTTATTAAAGGGACTCATTAATGAGGGAAGTGACAATCATATGCTAAACTAATGAGTCACCTTCCCATTGCTTCAGTCAATTCTAGTTTTTTCGTTGGTCAACTTCAGCCATTGACTTGGCTTGAGGAGTGGGTCCAGGTACCCCTTTTCTTGGTGATGTTCTCTTATTTTTGGAGACAATAATAGGGATCTTGAATGGACTGTTCTTTTTTGACCTCCTGCATGTAGAAAAACTTTCCTATCAGAAGTACAAATATCCAGCAACCATAGTTCTAAAGATCACTTAGCCACATAAGCCTTCTAACCACTCCAAGGTCACAATCTTAGAAGAGGTAATCATTTTATCACTATTTCCAAATGATTGCCTTACCACGTGTCCATTAATTGGATCATAAAATCTTTCAAGAAGCTGAACAGTAGTGCTTTTCCCACATCCACTACTTCCCACCAGTGCAAGTGTTTGTCCTTTGGAAACCTTCACATTAAGCCCTTGCAGCACCTGCACTTTTTTTCTAGTAGGGTAAGCAAAGTGGACATCTTGGAATTCAATGTTGCCATCAAAATGATTCTACAAAAGGGAAAAGTAATAAGATATATAATTAtcatacataaaacattttcagaatctGTGACATGCCAGCATCTATTCTTGTAGCACTAGTCACAAAATAGGGATCAACAATGGATGGTATGCAAGTCATTTGTAGGGTAtgtgttataataagtttgttataatattaagaattgtgtcactgtatctgttttagatctctttaaatgtatttttcattctttttctggtaacatgccatgaagagctgagccagatttagaacagagtgtcagcattcagaattgctgggccaagcaaagcataaagacagacagggacagcTGTTGTCAGCCTTAAAAGGACTAAGTGTTATTTGACCTGCCTGTTTGATGCTTAACAcaagtttgtctaccttgtttggcaaTGTACTGGGGGTTTGATCATGTGGAAACAATATAACAGAAGCTGGAACCTTGCCAATCTTTGAGAAACTGTGGGATGGAAGAGACTGATCCAAaagccacctccgttgtgacaaaaaaagcagtttctacacAACCGAATCcacgaaagaaaaagaaacaaaagaactcTTCGGTGAAAAATGAAACTGACTTGTTTCTCCTGTCTGtacagcaacgtaagccgcattaaacaagctaagtatattctgtcttttctgtgactttgtcgccgcctatcgctgaaaagagggatatcgccgttattatttataattatttaaagaaaaggtttattaaaacgccgcaatataaaagaacatatttccaaggagctaacactcccatcggaaacagtaTGCTAACTACTAAATTACAGCTGACCAACATCTTAATATCCTGAAAAGGGTCATGGGGAAAATGGAGTCTGTCTCAAAAAGCAGTgaacataaggcaggaacaatccctggacagacacacattagggacaatttaccaATTcaaagtctttggactgtgggtggaaacatcctaatataaagtgtat from Polypterus senegalus isolate Bchr_013 unplaced genomic scaffold, ASM1683550v1 scaffold_2302, whole genome shotgun sequence harbors:
- the LOC120521884 gene encoding ATP-dependent translocase ABCB1-like, which gives rise to MFATMHVGRSSSSAPDFAKAKVSAQRIFSLLEKKPKIDIYSTEGLKLNHFDGNIEFQDVHFAYPTRKKVQVLQGLNVKVSKGQTLALVGSSGCGKSTTVQLLERFYDPINGHVLVDGNDITSLNLVWLRSQIGIVSQEPILFDTSIAENIRYGDNSRSVTQEEIEEAAKKANIHNFIEDLPQKYGTKVGDKGAQLSGGQKQRIAIARALLRNPKVLLLDEATSALDTESEKIVQVALDEARQGRTCIIIAHRLSTIQNADIIAVISNGEVVEQGTHSELIAKGGAYYALANAQSGH